The stretch of DNA ATGCTTCACACGCGTAGTAGCTTTATCAACACCGCAGATTTCTATGTTGACCTTCTTCCCCGCCAGGCGCAGGGTTTGACGTAGTTTCTCGCTCATTAAATTGGCTTGTGATGCACAATCTAACAAAGCCCGTGCAAGATGCTCCTTGCCAAAAGTATCCACCACAATAACAACCACAGTGGAGAGAAATACGGTGGCATTCCGTGTAGCATCATTCACTTGAAACATAGGCACTTCAAAGTTTTCACGTGGAAACATGGCAACCGAACAATTTGTTGGAATCACACTGAATGAATTTTCATTGGGCGAAGAATCCTGCTGGCTGTGGGATGAAGGCGCAAATCCAGGATGTACCAATGTGTGGTGACGTTTGTTGCATACTCTGCAGCTGTATTTCGACTGGCAGCGACGTGCAAAGTGATCGCTCCTGAAGCAGTTGCTACACACCTTTTTTGTGTTTACCAATTCCAGTTTGTCCTTTAGTGGCATCTTGTCGAAGATGGTGCATTTTAATAGGGAGTGCTTTTGAGAGCAAGCAATACATTCAGGATAAGTTTTTTCAGTAGTCGCATGAAAAACTGTCCGTGATTGTGCAGGCTTCTTTGTCGGTTGCTGATGTTTGTCGAAGGAGGGATGCTGATAATTCGCCGATAGTGATTCTAAGACTCTTGCTTTGCGCTGTAAGAATTCCACCATTTTCGTGTACGTATGGTTTTCCTCCATAGAAGCGAAATCTTCCCAAGCCTTTAGTGTGATACCATCTAAACGGGAATTCATCAGCTCCACCAGCATAGAGCTCCAATGCTGAACAGGCTCACCGAGCTGCTGCAAGACTTTGATGTGCCGTTCGAAACAATCCAAAAGCACGCGAAGATCAGCTGCTGACTCTTTCTTAACGCGAGGGCACTCGAATAGTGCCTGAATGTGTTTTTTACGGAGGATGTATTTATTTGAATATCGGCTACAGAGAAGTTCCCATGCAATGACGTAATTATCTGCGGTGACGGAGAGCGTCTCTATAAGTTTCGCTGGTTCCTCTCCGAGAGCTGCGCGAAGATAATGCATTTTTTGCACCGATGTTAGCTCCGTGGATGTGTGAATGAGCGCTTGAAATGTGTCGTGGAATGATAGCCAGTCGTCAAATTTTCTATTGAACTCTGGCAACTTTATGGTTGGTAATTTGATTCCAGTCAAACCAGATTGTGTGCTAGGGCGTGAACTGGAAGAGGATTGCTCGGTTACCACTGGCAATTTCCCCATTAAAGCTGCTTTGGTGCGAAAGTATTGCTCCTCGAATTTCGCACGCATGTCCAAATTAATATTGGCGAATTCATCCGCGTCGTCTAATTCTGCAAATTCGATTTCAAGCGTTTCGAAAGTCTCCATGTAATGCTCCAATCGGTCCAATCGAAGCTTCACTTCACCAAAATGTTGCTGAGGATCATAATTCATCACGAAATCCTCGATGCGATCCACTGCGGCCATGACATTTCTCCTTGCAGCTTCAATTTTTCGCATTTTCTTTTCCTTCCGCTCCGCCATGATGTGCACCCGATGACGAACGATGCAGCCGATGTGACGCTGTGGGGTCGAAAAAGATTCCGGGTGCACCAAAAAACCGACAGTAATTTTATTGGAATGGTACTCACCTGGTACCTATTCGCAATAGGCCTTGTATTTTCTAAAATACGTAAATCTCACCAAACAGGATCTGGAATTTTCCAAGTTTATAGTCTATTTTTCGAAACACTTTCGGGGCCAATATGCTtggatcctggtcacggcaccaatgtTGTGACTGGGAGGGAATCCAAGCGGGACAATTTTTccccaaaccaaaccaaatttgAACTAGTACAAACGTGCTTGCACTGTTCGGGAATAGCGGGAGTAAAAATAAACCTAACCTTCGTTGTGCGGTGATCGAACTAGAACTCATTTTATACTAACATGGGAGGGGGAAACTTGCACATTTTGCTCCTCTTGTGTATGTGTTGGTGACAGCGGATGCTAGCAAACGCACTAGAAATTTCCAGACGCAAGTGCAGCGCGAATGCAAGGGTAGGCCATTAAGTGGGGGTAACACTGAACGCAATACAAATGAATCAAAaacttctacattactcgagaattaatcaagcaaatggaacgaaatttggcatgtggaggttttagggtggaataaatgattctatggtaatTAAATGCTCCTGCCCCctttcttagggggggggggttgccatacaattgaaataTGTAttgctcgagaactaatcaagtaaatgaaaccaaattaggtttATTGAGAtttttccatgtaacggagaaatatgttatttgcaagtggttgaaaaatattgaacgagaattgtatctgaaaataatctcatattataatgatgagttttggttgataacaaaaacaaattttgggcgggacgaagtttgccgggtcagctagtatttaatAAAGATTAAGATGGTCctatgcaggaaaaaaaatcattacaaaATTTCGTTTTCTCAAATTTGTCTTCAAACCATGCATATGACTCCAAATTTTAATCCCCattcctatttttaatcgcgactCTATGTATTTCTAtaaataatacagaaataatctaaccgtcgttcgtttttcaaatagaacgaatttatttacgttgttaaatggcAGATAGCGCTACGTCTGCctcatcgaactttcatccacataTGTGCAagtaacttcaatttgattaaGGACAAGCTCACCGCCGGAGAGCTGGATGCCTTCTTGAATGAGCAAACTGAATTATTCGTTCTATATATcgttcaaacattcaaacacactcacaatacattagttatgttttgttcaacacccaaaatattcattagaaataatttaaatggcagaacgatttttaccgggtcagctagtatttctATTCAATAGTTTCGAAGGAACGATGCTATAGAGACAAacacttcgaaaaaaaaattagcaaaC from Toxorhynchites rutilus septentrionalis strain SRP chromosome 3, ASM2978413v1, whole genome shotgun sequence encodes:
- the LOC129773104 gene encoding uncharacterized protein LOC129773104 — its product is MAERKEKKMRKIEAARRNVMAAVDRIEDFVMNYDPQQHFGEVKLRLDRLEHYMETFETLEIEFAELDDADEFANINLDMRAKFEEQYFRTKAALMGKLPVVTEQSSSSSRPSTQSGLTGIKLPTIKLPEFNRKFDDWLSFHDTFQALIHTSTELTSVQKMHYLRAALGEEPAKLIETLSVTADNYVIAWELLCSRYSNKYILRKKHIQALFECPRVKKESAADLRVLLDCFERHIKVLQQLGEPVQHWSSMLVELMNSRLDGITLKAWEDFASMEENHTYTKMVEFLQRKARVLESLSANYQHPSFDKHQQPTKKPAQSRTVFHATTEKTYPECIACSQKHSLLKCTIFDKMPLKDKLELVNTKKVCSNCFRSDHFARRCQSKYSCRVCNKRHHTLVHPGFAPSSHSQQDSSPNENSFSVIPTNCSVAMFPRENFEVPMFQVNDATRNATVFLSTVVVIVVDTFGKEHLARALLDCASQANLMSEKLRQTLRLAGKKVNIEICGVDKATTRVKHSVTTDVRSRVHEVSLSIDFLVVNKVTRNLPSATVSIEHWEIPRNLELADPDFNRSCEVDIIIGAEHYYKFLKNGRINLGDKLPSLIESDFGWVVSGMADIDTSNPTVICSATTMESLDEKLERFWLIEDVHSPRPSRNNQQCEEFYQTSTTRNSEGRYIVRYPKHEEFQQMFGESKFSALRRFESLERKLEKNPDLRLQYNAFMQEYISLGHMQAVEETVDDARATYYLPHHPVFNDKSSTTKVRVVFDGSAKMSSGHSLNDTLLVGPVIQDELLDIILRFRKYPVALVADIEKMYRQILISSDERCLQRILWRFDSSEPARTYELSTVTYGISSSSFLATRTLHQLAEDEGKEYPLGSLAICNDFYVDDFIRGEDSVEWAIQLRHELDEIMTKGGFRLRKWCSNSTDVLAGLPAELLATQALLKFDPEKTIKTLGICWEPATDRFRYDINLETGIKPTTKRNILSRIAQLYDPLGLIAPVVILAKSSSSCEEDDNVDYLQQQDPPGDQ